GATTGCAGCCGAAACCATTTGTAAGCTCAGTATGCAGCAAGCtataaatgaagaaaaagaGCTTACATTAAAGGAAGAAAATTCGGAGACAAATTTGACTGTTAGCGGCGACGGTACCTGGAAAAAACGTGGCCATACTTCCCGTTTTGGAGTAGTTACGCTGGCAGGAAAATACAGCAAGAAAATTCTTGATTCATGCGTAAAATCTACATATTGTCAGAGTTGTGttttttggaagaaaaaaaaagatagcGAACCTGAAGCTTATGAGGAATGGCTATCATTACACGAAGAAGAATGTGATGTCAATCATAAAGGATCTGCCTCAAAAATGGAAGTGGATAGTGTAAAAGACATGTTTGGTCGTTCCATTAGTAAATATGGTGTAAAATATACCCGCTATATTGGTGATGGTGATAGTGCTACCCACAAAAGACTTATAGATTTGAATCCTTATGATATTCCTGTTGCTAAATTGGAATGCTATCTACATGTGAAAAAAAGAATGGGAACACGTTGCCGAAATGTAAAGAAAACTAATAAGAATTTAGGAGGAAAAAGTAAAACATCACAAAAGTTaactgtaaatttaataaataaactccaAAAATATTATGGTCTGGCAATTATGAGGAATCAAGATAATGTAGATGAAATGTATAAAGCAATCTGGGCAACATTTTATCATTTCTGTTCAACTGACAAAAACccaaatcataaaaattgtcCAGAAGGCGCTGAAAGTTGGTGCGCTTATCGCCGCGCGGAAGCTGAAGGAATCACTAGTACATTTAAACACGATTACCTCCCACTGGATCCAGAAGTACAAAAAGCTATAAAACCTATTTATGAAGAATTATCTCGACATGAATTGCTTGATAGATGTAAAGGTAACAATACTCAAAACAACAATGAAAGCTACAACGGTTTACTTTGGCACTTTTCACCCAAGCATCTTCATAATGGCTTCAAAACTATTGAATTGTCAAATAATTTCGCAACTGCAATATTTAATGACGGTTATTCGTCAATTTTGAAGATGTTCAATCTAATGGGAGTGATAGTTGGACCTGCAGCAAGAGATTTTGCGGCTCTTAAGGACAACACGAGAATACGAATCGCTGATCATCGCCAAAGGGCTTCTTCAAAAGAAGGTCGATCCTCTCGAAGAAAAGCTTCTTCAGCTGAACAAGCCCTTTTCGAAGAAGAGGAAGGTGAATTATATGGCCCTGGAATAGCAGATTAGCTGTAAGTATGATTTTAAACCACTTATAACAGTGAAAACgatcattttatctttaaacgcgtttttctcgaaacagcATTTTCCGAATTTGCTGCAGTGATTACTCAAAAACAAATGATCCGATCactatcgaattttttttacatgttCTATATATAGTTCTCCGTACAATGACCTATCGATTTTTTGATCtgatcaaaaatcgaattttggcAGGCCAAAAACGACCAaaattttgggtaaaattcgtctattttttttaaaacgccgccatattgtcaatttttgatttttttttttatcgtaggTCATTGTACAGACAATTTTATCTAGTTtaacgagaattttttttttttagatttcatcCACGGAGAAGGCCGGAATCACTGCAGCAGTGaaggaccttttttttttcgcgcCGTTGGAGATCGAcgataacttaaaaaatatttaatttttttcttcaaaaatttcactataaattcttaaaacatgtataaatatattcttaaaattttgaaataattgataaagtattttctttaataaaaattcccaaaaatcaCCTTTTTTTTAGGCCGTTACACTAGTTGTGCCCCTTAAACATGTATTTTCAAGATAGTAAAAAGTTTGAACagaatatttcatttttctattaaaaaacaattgtcgAAAATAGACCATATTTCCCGAAGGAACTCCATGTAACCCTTTAAGGGAATagcaataaacaaaattttgtgaattctTAAACAACTATAACTTTTCAATGCGACattcgattttcattttcgCAAATgcattcgatgcagtttttcAAACACAAGAAGAAAATGTATAGGTTTATGTTAATTGGTTGAAAAATCttgaagatattaaaaataacttaagaaaacggttgaccctgaaggccatccctgcaacttcccgctaattccatacctgggcgcttaaaattgtacttatgacgtttttgagatatttgagctcaaaatataatttatgtcatattttgagctcgttgagctcaaagagatagtatttctatgcatttgagctcttcgagctcaaaagtctgagagaagtttcatagaacactatttttggaattttcaaaccgcaattaCTTTcgaatggatcaaccgattttcacgcgcttggcggcattcgacgcagttttatcagcctcatgaagaatttacaaatttaaattgatcgaactaaaaatttcggagtaatttcgaaaaaacacttttttcagttttcttttGTTGACGATATCTGTTGAACGAATGAACCaatttcgaccagcttggtggtgATCGGTCCAAtttatactcaaaatctaagtttggccaagccctttcaaatggcgtgaaccgcgataaaatctgatgagccgtttaaaagttatgaacggttcacatactttcacacacaca
This genomic interval from Cotesia glomerata isolate CgM1 linkage group LG1, MPM_Cglom_v2.3, whole genome shotgun sequence contains the following:
- the LOC123259957 gene encoding uncharacterized protein LOC123259957; this translates as MGTRCRNVKKTNKNLGGKSKTSQKLTVNLINKLQKYYGLAIMRNQDNVDEMYKAIWATFYHFCSTDKNPNHKNCPEGAESWCAYRRAEAEGITSTFKHDYLPLDPEVQKAIKPIYEELSRHELLDRCKGNNTQNNNESYNGLLWHFSPKHLHNGFKTIELSNNFATAIFNDGYSSILKMFNLMGVIVGPAARDFAALKDNTRIRIADHRQRASSKEGRSSRRKASSAEQALFEEEEGELYGPGIAD